One window from the genome of Rhizoctonia solani chromosome 15, complete sequence encodes:
- a CDS encoding Mob1/phocein family gives MTGGKVQRLRRGASLEHVYTPADLHFGHIDSAFQSQEYIAQLIRQDPHDVQKIVTPPKSDDEKSSVDDGCWLYEQLRRLAQDLTYPLITNLQLECNRDTCPEMKAGEWLYLCVAHGNAAGGHIQARILLVARSIISYIHWTVQQHFSIRHASSPLVPQSSYRHFSSLARRLSRIFAHAYYHHRELFSQAEAESSLYARFLALSQQHELVPPELLVIPSESFELNSSNDRSRHTVDDHRDPGSPQSAIESGQEGTYLPNENERNMARRLFEEWTGNRGTDETNEVESEEQISDENVTEEYPIEDQSAVPDTDEHEGVPKAHQEPKELPSEPIAPGDSHGPHDEAPEPPVQATSVVTQEAESSPKTDGEKTEIQVPDREEDNDTTSPPSITVPTSVDPRPQSPVKESEANDAEIPRGTKSETDSETPEEGGEQSKDKDTAEN, from the exons ATGACAGGAGGAAAAGTGCAACGACTTCGTCGAGGAGCTTCATTAGAG CATGTGTATACCCCAGCAGACCTGCACTTTGGACACATTGACTCGGCTTTTCAATCTCAAGAATACATAGCTCAATTAATTCGCCAAGACCCGCACGACGTGCAGAAaattgtgactccgccaaaaTCTGATGACGAGAAAAGTTCAGTGGATGATGGGTGCTGGTTGTACGAACAGCTTAG ACGCTTAGCACAAGATCTAACATATCCGCTTATTACCAACTTACAGCTAGAATGCAACCGAGACACTTGCCCCGAAATGAAAGCGGGCGAATGGCTTTACCTTTGCGTGGCACATGGTAATGCTGCTGGGGGACACATCCAGGCACGTATACTTCT TGTTGCGCGATCGATTATATCGTACATACATTGGACAGTGCAACAGCACTTCTCAATTCGACACGCGTCTTCCCCTCTAG TACCCCAATCGTCATACCGTCATTTTTCGTCCCTAGCTCGCCGTCTATCTCGAATATTTGCCCATGCGTATTATCACCATCGTGAGCTCTTCTCGCAAGCAGAAGCCGAATCATCGCTCTACGCACGCTTTCTTGCTCTTTCACAGCAACACGAATTGGTTCCTCCCGAACTGCTGGTGATTCCCTCTGAGAGCTTTGAGCTTAACTCGTCAAACGATCGTTCACGCCATACCGTTGATGACCACCGTGACCCTGGATCTCCTCAAAGTGCTATAGAATCAGGCCAAGAAGGGACGTACTTACCCAATGAGAACGAACGGAACATGGCACGACGGCTTTTCGAGGAATGGACTGGAAACAGGGGCACGGATGAGACTAATGAGGTCGAATCAGAAGAGCAGATTTCTGACGAGAACGTCACAGAAGAATATCCCATCGAGGACCAATCTGCTGTTCCGGACACAGACGAGCACGAGGGTGTACCGAAAGCTCACCAGGAACCTAAGGAGCTCCCTAGCGAGCCCATTGCCCCTGGAGACTCCCATGGTCCGCATGACGAAGCACCAGAGCCCCCAGTTCAAGCTACCTCTGTTGTCACTCAGGAAGCTGAGTCTTCACCGAAAACCGATGGCGAGAAGACCGAAATCCAGGTGCCAGACAGAGAAGAGGACAATGACACAACAAGTCCTCCGTCCATTACTGTGCCAACTTCGGTTGATCCTCGCCCTCAAAGCCCAGTGAAGGAATCTGAAGCAAATGATGCTGAAATTCCTAGAGGTACTAAATCAGAAACGGACTCCGAGACACCAGAAGAGGGAGGAGAGCAATCCAAGGATAAGGATACTGCTGAGAATTAG
- a CDS encoding ubiquitin-conjugating enzyme: protein MSTPTPSYTPSGSKPGTPSGGPGGPQLLLKRQLQGLVDDSNIMEWEIMIIGPPDTLYEGGIFKARLTFPENFPLYPPEMRFITKMWHPNIYPDGKVCISILHAPGEDQYGFEQAGERWMPVHSVESILVSVISLLSSDTPNTDSPANVDAAVQVRNDITGYRKEVRKLVRRAAEEAYD, encoded by the exons ATGAGCACACCTACACCATCATACACACCCTCTGGGTCTAAGCCTGGTACTCCAAGTGGTGGTCCTGGAGGTCCTCAATTGCTTTTGAAGCGACAGTTGCAGG GTCTTGTCGATGATAGTAACATTATGGAATGGGAAATAATGATTATTGG ACCTCCTGATACCTTGTA CGAAGGTGGAATCTTCAAGGCCAGGCTGACCTTCCCCGAG AATTTTCCACTCTACCCACCAGAAATGCGTTTTATAACCAAGATGTGGCACCCAAATA TCTACCCCGATGGGAAAGTCTGCATCTCAATTCTG CATGCTCCTGGAGAAGACCAGTATGGGTTCGAGCAAGCTGGCGAGCGATGGATGCCAGTTCACTCTGTCGAGTCGATC CTTGTTAGTGTCATCTCATTGTTGAGCTCGGACACCCCAAACACGGATAGCCCCGCGAACGTAGACGCTGCC GTTCAAGTTCGTAACGATATCACCGGATATCGCAAGGAAGTCCGAAAGCTTGTTCGACGAGCTGCTGAAGAGGCATATGATTAA
- a CDS encoding oxysterol binding protein, with translation MSAPADAGAAVPQAQKGTWTSFVKSLASFTGDLSSLTAPPFILSPVSLTEFPAYWSERPELFSAIADGKTELDRAKAVLKWFISTLKSQYTSRNETMGSEKKPLNPVLGELFYGHWPDKNGRGKQTIVVEQVSHHPPITAYYLANEAKGLALQGHNAQKTTFSSGAIIVRQVGHAVLTLKLPSGSIEKYLITLPKLRIDGIWYGSPYIELTDTSYIASSTGYVSTIKYEGKGYFSGKAHSFKATLAAPDSSTIETYEGQWDSQSHAKSNKNIAFTDVSGPKEEVSVGPLEEMNEWETRKLWKAVAKGIREGDFAAASEDKSRIENEQRQRRKDEAAAGTPWQLKHFVHVENDEDYEKLGKAFNANPPTEDKVDNNEPQQIGVPEDWESDTSSRKQDPSSESGNLLPPSKRARKEKYANYVPEEETIRNDYSQRYVDGGEWPQNWVLGAKLEQRFEEYPKQRRLLELKRAAVANAAHSPMHLSSSDLTTLVESQCKFDVILLDPPVSETTDSSKDFTWNDVQAMPIPALAAEPSFVFMWVGSGAGDGLERGREVLARWGFRRCEDVVWVKTNKSDVRGPGGTVRRSTDSWFVHCNIDTDVIVWDGDPTDPTRKPPEMYSLIENFCLGTRRLEIFGKLTSLRRGWVTVLAANAGTPPKEQEGTDDNNEPAPVQWDKATWETSVHRENGKYIVPNSQEIEILRPKSPQRGPPNNMNNMPMSNAKPPFSAGPSPHPQTPMPNMLGKPLHIGFQRPPSMPGRPDGGMGQMGPGPMGMGMPVNMNMNMNMGMGMGMGMGMGGGPGMNMFGGMPNMMGVGPQNGMIPNPGMMGNNMFGMGGGMPVGMPGHGMMFNQNFTPGGFDGGMGGNMPFDQMGGGPGWDGSQRGPFQGGNSDGMMQQQMFMNNMMGNPQLPPRFNGNMGNMGNMNGGF, from the exons ATGTCTGCCCCAGCCGATGCCGGAGCCGCTGTTCCACAAGCCCAGAAGGGAACTTG GACGTCCTTCGTCAAATC TCTTGCTTCGTTCACAGGCGACCTGTCGTCGCTGACGGCTCCCCCCTTTATCCTTTCCCCTGTATCACTCACCGAATTTCCTG CTTACTGGAGTGAGCGACCAGAGCTTTTCTCTGCTATTGCAGATGGCAAAACGGAACTCGATAGGGCTAAGGCCGTCCTGAAATGGTTCATC TCAACCCTGAAAAGCCAATACACGTCGCGAAATGAGACAATGGGTTCAGAGAAAAAGCCACTGAATCCCGTTCTCGGCGA GTTGTTCTACGGCCATTGGCCCGATAAAAATGGTCGCGGAAAGCAAACTATTGTCGTAGAACAGGTTTCTCACCACCCTCCCATC ACCGCATACTACCTTGCGAATGAGGCAAAGGGCCTCGCATTGCAAGGTCATAATGCCCAGAAGACTACGTTTAGTTCCGGAGCCATCATCGTGCGGCAAGTTGGCCACGCGGTTCTTACACTCAAACTGCCCTCTGGATCCATTGAGAAATATCTCATTACCCTACCCAAGCTTCGGATCGACGGAATTTGGTACGGTAGCCCGTATATTGAGTTGACCGATACGTCCTACATCGCGTCCAGCACCGGCTATGTCTCTACCATCAAGTATGAAGGAAAAGGCTACTTCTCCGGGAAGGCACATAGCTTCAAGGCAACCTTGGCAGCACCCGATAGCAGTACTATTGAAACATACGAAGGACAATGGGATTCCCAGTCGCACGCCAAATCGAACAAGAATATCGCATTCACTGACGTCTCTGGACCTAAAGAAGAAGTTAGCGTCGGGCCTCTCGAGGAGATGAACGAGTGGGAAACACGAAAGCTATGGAAAGCTGTTGCTAAAGGTATTCGGGAAGGAGATTTTGCAGCTGCGAGCGAGGATAAGTCTCGCATCGAAAATGAGCAACGTCAGAGGCGAAAAGATGAAGCTGCAGCTGGTACACCGTGGCAACTCAAGCATTTTGTACATGTCGAGAATGATGAAGATT ACGAGAAGCTCGGTAAAGCGTTTAATGCCAACCCACCAACAGAAGAT AAAGTCGATAATAATGAGCCTCAACAGATAGGCGTTCCCGAGGACTGGGAAAGCGACACCAGTTCCCGAAAACAAGATCCATCTTCAGAAAGCGGTAACTTACTTCCGCCTTCCAAACGAGCTAGGAAAGAAAAATATGCCAACTATGTGCCCGAGGAGGAGACCATCCGGAACGATTATTCACAACGCTACGTAGACGGTGGTGAGTGGCCACAAAATTGGGTGTTGGGTGCCAAGCTGGAACAGAGATTCGAAGA GTACCCAAAGCAAAGACGTTTACTCGAGCTCAAACGTGCCGCTGTGGCAAATGCTGCCCACTCTCCCATGCATCTATCATCTTCAGACTTGACCACGCTTGTCGAATCGCAATGCAAATTTGACGTGATTTTACTCGACCCACCAGTAAGCGAAACGACCGACTCTAGCAAGGATTTTACGTGGAATGACGTGCAAGCCATGCCTATCCCTGCGCTAGCCGCCGAACCTAGTTTTGTTTTCATGTGGGTTGGAAGTGGGGCCGGGGACGGGCTCGAACGCGGCCGCGAGGTCTTGGCGCGCTGGGGATTTAGAAGATGCGAGGACGTTGTATGGGTCAAGACGAACAAGAGCGATGTTCGCGGGCCTGGT GGCACGGTCCGCAGGTCGACGGACAGCTGGTTTGTGCACTGCAATATTG ACACCGATGTGATTGTATGGGACGGTGATCCAACGG ACCCGACCCGAAAGCCCCCAGAAATGTACTCGCTGATCGAGAACTTTTGTTTGGGCACTCGTCGGCTCGAGATCTTTGGAAAGCTGACCTCACTTCGGCGCGGCTGGGTAACAGTTCTAGCCGCGAACGCAGGCACACCGccaaaggaacaagaaggcACCGATGACAACAACGAGCCTGCGCCTGTTCAGTGGGACAAAGCTACATGGGAGACATCTGTCCATCGCGAAAATGGGAAATATATTGTGCCAAACTCACAAG AAATCGAAATTCTGAGACCCAAGTCACCCCAACGAGGCCCTCCAAATAACATGAATAACATGCCCATGTCAAACGCAAAGCCACCATTTTCCGCCGGCCCGTCACCACACCCTCAAACGCCTATGCCAAATATGCTCGGAAAACCGTTGCATATTGGATTTCAGAGGCCTCCCTCAATGCCCGGTCGGCCGGATGGAGGAATGGGTCAGATGGGCCCCGGACCGATGGGGATGGGGATGCCGGTGAACATGAATATGAATATGAACATGGGAATGGGGATGGGAATGGGGATGGGGATGGGCGGAGGTCCGGGTATGAACATGTTTGGAGGTATGCCGAACATGATGGGCGTCGGCCCTCAAAACGGGATGATTCCAAACCCAGGGATGATGGGCAATAATATGTTCGGAATGGGTGGGGGCATGCCGGTCGGAATGCCTGGACATGGGATGATGTTCAACCAGAATTTTACGCCCGGTGGATTTGATGGTGGCATGGGCGGAAACATgccatttgatcaaatgggTGGAGGACCTGGGTGGGATGGCAGTCAGCGCGGGCCATTCCAGGGCGGGAATTCCGACGGTATGATGCAGCAGCAAATGTTTATGAACAATATGATGGGCAACCCCCAGCTCCCGCCCAGGTTCAACGGAAATATGGGCAACATGGGCAACATGAACGGAGGATTCTGA
- a CDS encoding Sodium/hydrogen exchanger family, with protein MFADDPNMPETPVEEEELYSAWALTILCILLILSLWTSYYVQIKRIKTVHETVLSIFAGMVVGLIIRLSPGHLIREMLTFKHTLFFNLLLPPIILNSGYELKQDNFFRNFGTILTFAFVGTFISAVGLGVLVYIYSFLGLEGLQLSLLECLIFGSTLSATDPVTILAIFNQHKVDPKLYTVIFGESILNDAVSIVMYETLSQFHGTDIYMSSFFRGVGIFLLSFSVSMALGVVFGLGCSLMLKHSSLTLYPGIESCLVALIAYTSYFFSNGLHMSGIVSLLFCGITLKHYAYHTMSRRTQRTTKYMFSVLAQLSENFIFIYLGLNLFTQDVQVFKPIFILISVISTRYAAVFPLSELINLVHRARGQRQDELPHSYQMMLFWAGLRGAVGVALAAGFKGENANALRTSVLVVVVLTVILFGGTTARMLEVLGIRTGVEDDDADSDDEPLNDYDIGWGQPYKGRWKRRGPRGEEYSDLWNSGPDVQLGRYNQSQGPAQASSSIPPAAGPSTRSSESSDTEEFGAFRPASAPPTGAGSFSLTGGVPVQVPTFESLDQRYLLPLFSNPVASRNFHARKAAYRRSMLNLSSTAGGERDIGDGDEDEGTGGRGTPEPVRDLRGAGGAGRLSVPSTPGANSPRFGATRQLGGSSSPGMGEASEDARRRRDSSM; from the exons ATGTTCGCGGATGATCCTAATATGCCTGAAACCCCTGTAGAGGAGGAAGAGTTGTATTC AGCATGGGCTCTTACAATCCTATGCATACTCCTCATTCTCTCGTTATGGACATCATACTATGTTCAAATCAAACGTATCAAGACTGTTCACGAAACCGTTTTGTCCATATTTGCTGGGATGGTGGTCGGCTTGATCATCCGACTCTCACCAGGTCATCTCATTCGCGAAATGCTG ACGTTTAAGCATACACTATTCTTTAACTTACTACTCCCTCCGATTATCTTGAACTCTGGATACGAGCTCAAGCAG GACAACTTTTTTCGCAATTTCGGGACTATATTAACTTTCGCATTCGTTGGGACCTTTATATCTGCTGTTGGACTCGGAGTATTGGTCTACATCTACTCTTTCCTAGGACTTGAGGGTCTTCAGCTTAGTTTACTCGAATGCCTGATATTTGGCTCAACACTATCAGCCACAGATCCTGTCACGATTTTGGCTATTTTTAACCAGCACAAGGTCGACCCAAAGCTGTACACGGTCATTTTCGGAGAGAGCATCCTCAACGATGCAGTCAGTATCGTTATGTACGA GACGTTATCCCAATTCCATGGCACTGATATATACATGTCTTCATTCTTCCGGGGTGTAGGCATATTTTTGCTCTCTTTCTCAGTTAGTATGGCACTGGGTGTAGTATTTGGCCTGG GATGCTCATTGATGCTCAAACACTCATCTCTGACCCTGTATCCTGGAATCGAAAGTTGTCTTGTTGCTCTGATAGCTTATACGAGCTATTTCTTTTCAAACGGGCTGCATATGAGTG GTATCGTGTCCCTATTATTTTGCGGGATTACCCTCAAGCACTATGCGTACCATACCATGTCTCGCCGAACTCAACGAACAACCAAGTACATGTTCTCAGTTTTGGCCCAGCTTTCAGAGAACTTTATATTCATCTATCTCGGGCTGAATTTGTTTACACAAGACGTACAAGTGTTCAAGCCTATCTTTATTCTG ATCTCGGTCATTTCAACTCGATATGCGGCCGTGTTTCCGTTGTCCGAGTTGATTAACCTTGTACATCGCGCACGGGGCCAACGACAGGACGAGCTGCCGCATTCATACCAAATGATGCTATTCTGGGCCGGCTTGCGCGGGGCCGTAGGTGTGGCGCTCGCTGCTGGGTTCAAAGGAGAAAATGCGAATGCACTGAGGACATCAGTATTGGTGGTTGTCGTGCTGACTG TCATTCTGTTCGGAGGCACTACGGCACGTATGCTCGAGGTACTAGGCATCCGTACCGGAGTGGAAGATGATGATGCAGACAGCGACGACGAGCCACTGAACGATTACGATATCGGCTGGGGACAACCCTATAAAGGCAGATGGAAACGACGCGGGCCGAGAGGAGAAGAGTATTCC GACCTCTGGAACTCGGGTCCCGATGTTCAACTTGGACGGTACAACCAATCCCAAGGGCCGGCCCAAGCATCCAGTTCCATCCCACCAGCCGCGGGCCCATCGACGCGTTCATCCGAATCGTCCGATACAGAAGAATTTGGCGCGTTTAGGCCGGCTTCAGCACCGCCCACCGGAGCGGGATCGTTTAGCCTGACTGGGGGTGTGCCCGTACAAGTCCCGACATTTGAATCGCTTGACCAACGATACCTGCTTCCACTCTTTTCCAACCCCGTCGCGAGCCGGAACTTCCATGCGCGTAAAGCGGCCTATCGGCGTAGTATGCTCAATCTTTCGAGCACGGCGGGTGGTGAGCGTGATATTGGGGATGgggacgaggacgaaggGACTGGTGGTCGGGGTACACCCGAACCTGTTAGAGATTTGCGCGGAGCGGGAGGAGCGGGAAGATTGAGTGTTCCGAGCACACCTGGAGCGAATAGTCCCCGGTTCGGGGCAACACGCCAGTTGGGGGGATCTTCTTCTCCCGGAATGGGAGAGGCGAGCGAGGATGCCCGACGGCGACGTGACTCGAGCATGTAA
- a CDS encoding oxysterol binding protein, with the protein MIYTACARMIHAIKMVGIAPAIDNLSFNLQLSDAQQQARASVPLPYTNEGKAPTGDSEIIYIPDQADDFDDDDPDDDLYI; encoded by the exons ATGATATACACGGCTTGCGCGCGTATGATCCACGCGATCAA GATGGTGGGCATAGCCCCCGCCATCGACAATTTATCATTTAATCTTCAGCTATCGGACGCTCAGCAACAGGCAAGGGCAAGCGTACCACTTCCATATACTAATGAAGGAAAAG CTCCAACGGGTGACAGTGAAATTATTTACATTCCTGACCAAGCCGACGATTTTGACGATGATGATCCGGATGACGATTTGTATATATGA
- a CDS encoding STE3-type pheromone receptor — protein sequence MRTELPIVSFICTVLVLIPLPWHWRARNTATLSIIFWLTAINFTRGVNAIVWGGNIINKVPVWCDITAKLVIGANVALPASTLCICRYLAQVASPRHTIANASDKRRRMIFEIGMCAVLPAVAMALHYVVQGHRFDILEDFGCNPTTYVSVAALFIVYLPPLILALGTLIYAGIALRWFVHRRAQFQAVLQSNQSGLTTGRYLRLIALSITEMLFATAMTLFILVVTVEDNGIRPWVSWDFVHADWMRVDQYAKILAPQYFWDRYLLTWYIIPITSVIFFAFFGFGQEAKAEYVKYFNWVKTRIFRIKPKAQPVLPVSARGGINTISSTMSTPAVIKLQTETTVSRTSEKWDDAPPSSLHTSSRAPSPSANNDKDTLDVESRS from the exons ATGCGCACAGAGTTGCCTATCGTCTCATTTATCTGCACCGTGCTGGTGCTCATTCCTCTGCCATGGCACTGGCGAGCGCGCAACACCGCGACGCTCTCAATCATCTTCTGGCTGACCGCCATCAACTTTACTCGAGGCGTGAATGCGATCGTATGGGGAGGCAATATAATAAACAAAGTTCCAGTTTGGTGCGATATCA CTGCGAAACTGGTCATTGGTGCCAATGTTGCGCTCCCAGCTTCAACACTATGCATTTGCCGATATCTCGCGCAGGTCGCATCACCTCGTCATACGATCGCTAACGCCTCAGACAAGCGTCGACGAATGATATTTGAGATTGGCATGTGTGCGGTGCTCCCTGCTGTTGCGATGGCTCTTC ATTATGTGGTTCAAGGCCATCGATTTGATATTCTTGAAGATTTTGGATGCAATCCC ACCACCTATGTATCAGTCGCGGCTCTCTTTATCGTTTATTTGCCGCCGCTCATTCTTGCTCTCGGAACGCTGATTTATGCCG GTATTGCTCTGCGTTGGTTTGTTCATCGCCGGGCCCAATTCCAGGCCGTCTTACAGTCCAACCAATCGGGCCTTACGACTGGACGCTACCTCCGCTTGATTGCGCTTTCCATCACTGAGATGTTGTTCGCGACAGCAATGACTCTCTTTATCCTGGTTGTGACTGTCGAAGACAACGGTATTCGACCGTGGGTCTCCTGGGACTTTGTTCATGCTGATTGGATGCGCGTCGACCAATACGCCAAAATCCTCGCCCCTCAATACTTCTGGGACCGATACCTTCTTACGTGGTACATCATCCCCATCACTTCGGTCATTTTCTTCGCGTTCTTTGGATTCGGGCAAGAAGCCAAAGCGGAATATGTCAAATACTTCAACTGGGTCAAGACCCGTATTTTCCGTATCAAGCCCAAGGCGCAGCCCGTCCTGCCTGTTTC GGCGCGTGGCGGTATTAATACTATTAGCTCTACCATGAGCACCCCTGCCGTTATCAAGCTGCAGACCGAGACCACGGTATCCCGGACATCGGAGAAATGGGACGATGCTCCTCCATCTTCCCTGCATACCAGTTCACGAGCTCCCTCTCCATCTGCCAACAACGACAAAGACACCTTAGACGTTGAGTCTCGCTCATAA
- a CDS encoding P21-activated kinase 1: MSFDGTHNKYPLAASRNAPPIPINNSYGGVGAAPVGNGSSLSSNNIVKSGEVSVKEEGLTSWIWTRKWMVLKEQTLSFHKNESSSSSTLIWLRDIANIERTDMKRYCLFIATKDKKLWLSLKSDSELYSWQDEIYNRSPLMGVSNPTNFVHKIHVGFDPVSGAFTGLPDQWTKLLTSSAITREDYAKNPQAVLEVLEFYTDRQKREDEEMSGIPAPRMGPSVGGDGPSSGPPRFQAGTGLAGAVAPTSGPSHVRNQASGSGSPAGTPRPSQSTVRTPSEVRRPQIKPSTSSPQLNQQAAATSNTPPVPAPSSQDRYRGQESDGQADQTGLDSAVQDLSIDAQSEVPAPARVKQEPPKQQLKAARPPPPPPSAPAEKDEPELTGTAAAAAALEGTNKPKATTTAAERRISTMTEAQIMDKLRSVVSKEDPKTLYSTIRKVGQGASGHVFVAKKLSDGQKVAIKQMDLTQQPRKELIVNEILVMKESRHPNIVNFLDSYLLRTDLWVVMEYMEGGALTDVIENNTLAEDQISSICLETCRGLGHLHTQKIIHRDIKSDNVLLDAAGHVKITDFGFCAKLTDQKSKRATMVGTPYWMAPEVVKQKEYGPKVDIWSLGIMAIEMIENEPPYLDEEPLKALYLIATNGTPTLKKPETLSRELKSFLSVCLCVDVKSRATADELLQHDFLSKACDLSGLAPLLLFKAKQGVA, translated from the exons ATGAGCTTTGACGGTACACATAATAAATATCCGTTAGCGGCCTCTCGAAACGCCCCTCCTATACCCATCAATAACTCGTATGGCGGCGTTGGAGCGGCTCCTGTAGGTAACGGCTCGAGTTTGTCGAGCAATAACATTGTGAAGAGCGGAGAGGTTAGCGTAAAAGAGGAAGGGTTGACCAGCTGGATCTGGACACGGAAATGGATGGTTCTGAAGGAGCAAACGTTGAGTTTCCACAAGAACGAG TCTTCGTCCAGCTCCACTTTAATATGGCTTCGGGATATTGCGAACATTGAACGCACTGATATGAAGCGATATTGTCTCTTCATCGCGACGAAAGACAAGAAATTGTGGCTTAGTTTGAAGAGCGACTCGGAGCTGTACAGTTGGCAG GACGAAATTTATAACCGATCACCTCTTATGGGCGTTAGCAACCCCACAAACTTTGTGCACAAAATTCACGTTGGGTTTGACCCTGTTAGCGGGGCGTTCACG GGGCTTCCTGATCAATGGACAAAACTCCTTACGTCCTCGGCCATCACTCGTGAGGATTACGCGAAGAATCCACAGGCTGTCTTGGAAGTCCTCGAATTCTATACGGACCGTCAGAAGCGGGAAGATGAAGAAATGTCGGGGATCCCAGCACCCAGAATGGGTCCTAGCGTGGGGGGCGACGGGCCATCAAGTGGGCCTCCCCGTTTCCAGGCTGGAACCGGGCTGGCTGGCGCCGTGGCACCCACTTCAGGCCCGTCTCATGTTCGCAACCAAGCCAGTGGCAGTGGATCACCTGCTGGCACTCCTCGACCATCCCAAAGCACAGTTCGCACCCCCAGCGAGGTTCGCCGGCCACAAATCAAACCATCCACATCCTCGCCGCAACTGAACCAGCAAGCAGCAGCGACATCGAATACGCCTCCCGTACCAGCACCCTCGTCTCAGGATCGATATCGGGGGCAGGAGTCCGATGGTCAAGCCGATCAAACTGGATTAGACTCTGCAGTCCAGGATCTTTCAATTGATGCACAATCAGAAGTACCTGCTCCGGCTCGGGTGAAGCAGG AACCACCTAAACAGCAACTTAAGGCTGCTAGGCcacctccccctccaccgtCTGCCCCTGCTGAGAAGGATGAGCCAGAGTTGACAGGGACTGCGGCGGCGGCAGCGGCACTCGAGGGAACCAACAAACCCAAGGCGACCACCACTGCAGCTGAGAGGCGAATCAGCACGATGACCGAGGCACAAATAATGGACAAGCTGCGTAGTGTTGTCAGTAAAGAAGACCCCAAGACACTCTACAGCACCATACGGAAAGTTGGCCAGGG AGCATCGGGTCATGTATTTGTGGCCAAGAAACTCTCTGATGGTCAGAAAGTTGCAATCAAACAGATGGATCTTACTCAACAGCCTAGGAAGGAGCTCATTGTGAACGAGATTTTGGTAATGAAAGAGTCTCGACACCCGAACATTGTCAATTTCTTGGATTCATACTTGCTTCGCACCGATCTCTGGGTGGTGATGGAATACATGGAAGGAGGTGCCTTGACagatgtgattgaaaataatACTCTGGCCGAAGACCAGATTTCGAGTATCTGCCTAGAG ACATGTAGGGGTCTCGGCCACCTTCACACCCAGAAGATCATTCATCGTGATATCAAATCTGACAATGTGCTACTCGACGCGGCAGGGCACGTCAAGATCA CTGACTTTGGGTTCTGTGCGAAGCTCACGGATCAAAAATCGAAACGAGCAACCATGGTGGGCACTCCATACTGGATGGCACCCGAAGTCGTGAAGCAGAAAGAGTACGGACCCAAGGTTGATATCTGGTCATTGGGAATTATGGCGATCGAAATGATCGAAAACGAGCCTCCATATCTTGATGAAGAGCCTTTGAAGGCACTCTACTTGATTGCGACCAACGGCACGCCAACACTCAAGAAGCCGGAAACGCTGAGTCGAGAGCTCAAGAGTTTCTTAAGTGTGTGCCTATGTGTCGACGTGAAGAGTCGAGCAACGGCAGACGAATTACTCCAG CATGATTTTCTGTCCAAAGCTTGTGATCTCTCGGGACTAGCTCCATTGCTATTATTTAAGGCGAAGCAAGGTGTCGCATGA